In Ornithorhynchus anatinus isolate Pmale09 chromosome 5, mOrnAna1.pri.v4, whole genome shotgun sequence, the DNA window TCCTTTATTTATCATCTGATCTTGGGCTCGACTGGGCTGGGCCTCTGAATTTCTGCCTTTGTCTTCCTAAGCAGCTTCATCGGCCACCCCTGGAGCTTACGCCTTCACTCATCTCCACAAGTCACGTTCACGTGtccattcaattgtacattcagttattaCTCAGGTATTTCATCCCGGCCTATTctttctactccctccctcctacccttccgctctgtcacttccccatctgtaattttttccagtgtctgtctcccccacaagactttccccctggagggcaggaatcgagttaccaactttattgtcccctcccaagcgctagtTGATgttcaataaaaccactgattgatagtctgATTCTTCTTGTTCTATCTGGGCTCCCTCTctttgccagcacttagaacaatgcttggcacgaagtaagcccttaacaaataccatcattattaattgtgtTTCGGTCTCCCCCTTTGGAGTACAAGCTCCCGGTGAACAGCGTACTGCCCGTTGGCCTCCattttgctttcccaagagcttagtatacttGATGGCACTAACTAGGCCCttctaaataccataataactgcTATTGATGAGAACGATAGATGATTATCTCCTCTAAGAAACCttcccccgattaaaccctcttttcccctgcttcctctcccttctgggacctttggggatttgatgtttgcctcaccctcagcctcacagcacttacatacatatctctgaattatatattataaattatttataataataattgtatttgttaagcgcttattatgtgccaagcacggttctaagcgctggggtagatacaaggtaatcaggttgtcttaaatagggctcacagtctaaatccccattttacagatgaggtaactgaagcgcagagaagttaagtgacttgcccaaagttttacagctgataagtggtggtaccgggattagaacacatgacctctgactcccaagcccgtgctcttgtcactaagctgCGCTGTATTTTCCCAGCCACGCTCTagtgatgtttgtcttcccctctagactgtaagctcaatgtaggcagggaacgtgtctaccaacttggttgtagtgcactctcccaagtgcttaatactatgttttgtacacaataaacaccactgatgatgaacctCGCCCTGAGACTTCTAGGTTGAGAGCCTGTGAGAAGAAATTGAGGAAAGGGTTAGCACGCTCTGCGGGACCCTTCAGTGAAGTTGCTGCACTCTTCGCCACCCACATTATCAGGCTATTTTCAATCACTACttcccctaacctttcccttccttATCCTAGTACATGACCTCAAGGTGAAAACAGGGTATTGAGTCTAACTGGAGAAAGCGCAATACCTGTTGTACCTCCCCATCTATGTCCGTCCCCTTTAAACTCTAAAATccgattttttatggtacttgttagatgcttactatgtgacaagcactgttgtaagagctgtggtaggtacaagttaatcagtccccgtgtccttcctgattatcttctatctttcccCGTCACGTTGTAtggcgcttattattattatcagagctaTCACCTCACTATTCACAGAGGCCTTTAGCCAATAGGTAGTGGAAGGTGACAGAGGAAGTAgaatccatcaattaatagtatttactgagtgtttactgtggtccaagttctgttctaagtgctggggagtagaccagatccctgcccacaaggagcttacagtctagtaagagaAGGTAAGACTTGCTGTCCAACTGTTTACAATCAAATGGAGGAAGACGGGACTGACCCCCCAAACAGTTATAAAGTGCGGGATCAGGGAACTAAGGTATACAACACACACAGAGAAATAGGTATATAGTATGTACAGACACAGGCATAGATCCCAGAGAAAGGAATCATATGCACTCAATTCCGGCCATCTAGGTACGTCTTAGGCAGGAACTGGAGAAGATGAACTGACTGGAGCCCGGTTAAATGGCaaaatcttcctggaggaggcagacttACAGGGAGGATAGGCAGGATGTGATTTGGAGAAGGGCATATCTTGACGATGTTGCTTTGTttcgttttgctctgttttgctttgctgtctgtcttccctgtttagactgtgagaccgtcattgggcagagattgtctctatctgttgccaaattatacattccaagcgcttagtacggtgctctgcacatagtaagcgctcaataaatactactgaatgaatgaattcaaggtgCATTAACTTTGAGGCAGGAtcatgggggctggggggagacagtGACTGGAGCTGAGAATATGGATAGGGGAcatggaggggagatgagagcacagaggaaaaggggggaagtgggTGTCCCCTTGAAACCCAAGGTCAAgagtttaatgataataataataatgataataataatgatgatggcgtttggtaagcacttactatgtgtcaagcactgttctaggagctgggatagagtcaaggtaatcaggttgtcccacgtgggctcacagtcctaatcccctttttgcagatgaggaaactgaggcccagagaagcaaagtgacttgcccaagatcacacagcagacaaatggcggagttgtgatgagaatccacgaccttctgactcccaggcccgtgctctacccattaagccatgctgcttctgtgaactGAATCTATTTTAGCACTTAGTgcactgcttagcacacagtaagcgcttaacaaataccacagctattattggGATTAGTGAGAATATCGTAAATGACATAGATGAGCGAACAAGTAAGTGGAGCAGGGCCCGACAACGGACAGATAGGTAAGTGCAGCCACCCCTcagaccttctagactgtaagctcgccatgggcagggaatgtgtctgtcctgttggattctcccaaacacttaactcaatggtctgcacacggtaaatgctcaataaatacgattgagtgacctCCCCCGGGTTCCTTCCCTGGTTCCCGGCCCCGGCCGTAGACCAGGGTTGCCCTGGGCTGGGTGACGCAGACAATGGCTCCGATCCTATAAACGCTCATTAACGTGCTGGGCGGACGGGCAGCCGGGTCCAGGGGGTTGTTCCTGCCGAGGCGTCCCAGCCTATAAATGGGCCCAGCCCACGGGCTCCACGGGGAGGGAAGGTTAAAAGCTGAGGGCcaggccgccgcctcccccccacaGACAGCCAGAGCAGAACCCTAGggtggagaaaggcagagaggcagggggcaggagaccccacccccccggcctccctggGCGGCCAGGACTGTTGGGAGTCGGAGAGGACTGTCCGagagctggggccggggctgcGGACCAAAGGATCTGGGCTCCCCAGGTGAGGTTGATGACCCTCTTCCTCagcacccctccctcccaccagatTCCTGGCTCTAGTTTCCAGAGGAGACTCTCAGGGTGGCGGGACTGAGCTGGACCAAGATGGCGGACTCAGAGGGCTCCGGGGGTCGGACCAGGGAGTCTACAGAAGTATtcaacctccctcttctcccattttccttaGACATGCAGCTCCTGACCCTCAGCCTCTTCCTGGTAGCCACAGGTGAGAATATCGCACGTCGGCAGCAAGGGGACACCCCTCCCCTAGCCTCTTCACAATTCAGTCAGATCCCAGATTACTTCTCATCGGGCACAGGGATCTCCACTGGGCCCTTCCCCCCATtttccactctctcttcctttcccccttcccttctgggaAGCTCCCTCCAGACTCAGCCCCTGacaccactctctcccctccccccagggctcCACTATGTCCAGGTGAGGGATGAAAGTGCAAGAGGTGTTCACTTCCTTCCCTGGGCCcactgggaggggcaggaggctgagGTGGGGACCGGAGAGGGTCGGGGTGGGGTCAGGATGGGACGTAGCTTCCTTAGAGACCATccaggagcctgggagccagCCCAGGGGTCAGAGACAAGCATGGCAGTGAggggtcagaggttgggggtcagGATGGACAAGAGCCAAATGTTAGTGTCCGCATCGCCTTAGCCCTTGTGGGTTTCTAAGCCCAGGTGCTGAATGAAATCAGTCCACCGGAGAGGATGGGGGGTGCTGAAGGAAATCGGGTAGAGGGAACTAAACCAAAAAAGGCAGTCAGCTtcgcctctctgtcccctctttaTGCCCACCCGGCCGACGCGGCtggtggggaagggagcggggctgGGTGGTCCTTCGAGCCTCTCTCTGAAcccccctcccctgtctccccacaGCGGCCCAGGGGGGTGACAAGGTGCTGGGCGGGAAGGAGTGTGCCCCCGGCTCGCAGCCCTGGCAAGTGGCGCTGTTTGACTTCGGCCGCTTCAACTGCGGGGGCACCCTGCTGACCCCGAGATGGGTGCTGACCGCGGCCCACTGCCTCACCCGGtatggggccggggaggaggggcaggggccggatgcgagggacctgggaggagagggagaggctgggggacagGGGGCACGACATCTAGGTCCGGTGAAGTGTGGAGAAGAGTAGGATTCCTGGGCTGAGTCTATCGGAAGAGAAAGTCTGGAACCTAGGGTCAGGGTTTCCAGCCTCGAGACCCCTGTCTCCCCTGGTGAAGccgagtagcctagtggaaagaaccagggcctgggagctggaagacctaggttctaatcctggctctgcctcttgtctgctgtgtgactttgagcaaatcacttcactcctctgggcctcagtgggactgtatccgacctaattatcttgtatctcccccggcactcagcacagtgccgggcacttagtaagcactaaaataccacaatttattattcttCTGCACTTAATGTGGATAGCTttgttatttattataaattactaatttattgatattaatgtctctctcctcctctacactgtcagctcattatgggcagggaatatgtctgctagttctgttgtactgtactctcccaagcgctccgtacagtgccgtgcacatagtaagcgctcaatgaccaccactgattgactaatcgaTTGATTGTGTCCCCAGGCCCATCCGGGTTCGACTCGGGGAGCACAACCTGAAGGTCCTGGAAGGCCAGGAGCAGCTTCGGGGGGTGAGCCGCGCCATCCCACACCCCCGCTACCGCGAGCGGGACCACGAGGATGACATCATGCTGCTCAAATTGGCGCTGCCCGCCCGCCTGACGCCCAGcgtccgccccctctccctgcccacccgcTGTCCCCAGCCCGGGGACCGGTGTGTCGTCTCCGGGTGGGGCCTGGTCGCCAACTCCAAGGGTGAGGAGGCTGGGGGGACGGACCGGTGGGTAGGATgcctgggaagggaagagggaagaaacggagagaagggaggaggctggggggtgcAGGACTCCTGGGGCCCGGGAGtaacccctcctccctttcccccggtCCCGTTTGTCTCTGTCACCACAGTGAGCCTCCCAGACAGCCTGCACTGTGCCAACATCAGCATCATCTCGGCCGCAGCCTGCAACGTGGACTACCCGGGCCGTGTGACGGAAGCCATGGTGTGCGCAGGCGTGGAGGGTGGAGGCACTGACTCCTGTGAGGTCAGCCCCCGGccaaacgcccccccccccacccgcccccgcacccctaataataacaatagtccttattaagctcttactttgtgccaagcagtgttctaaacattggggtagatacgagttcatcagattggacaccgtccctgtcccacatgaggctcgcatgcttaatccccattttacagatgaggtaacggaggcccgcagacgtgaagtgacttgaccaaagtcatacagcagacatgtggcagaaccggaaataaagcccaggtccttctgacttccaggcccgtgctctatccactaggccatgcccagtGGATGGCAGGTGGCGTGATGGACagaaatgggcctgagagtcagaggacctggattctaatctctattctgccacttgcctgctgggtgacctcagggcaagtcgcttcatctctcttggcctcagtttccttctctgtaaaatggggattagaaacccattcttcctcctacttagattgggagtccctccTGGGACAGGGTGTGTATCCGgaccattatcttgcatctaccctggcataTAGCACTGAGTAGGCCCCTAACATATATTACGATCtttgaggggggcagggaggacggtTCGGGGTCTGCTCCCCATTCACTCCCAGCCCCGAGGAAAGATCTGAAGGAGGATTTAGAGGGTCACagtccagggtggggaggggtggggacccTGGAGCTAGTGGCTAGGCCTCActcttttcccaccctctccagGGAGACTCGGGGGGCCCCCTGGTCTGCGGGGGACAGCTCCAGGGCATCGTGTCCTGGGGAGACGTGCCATGCATCACCACCACCAAGCCCGGAGTCTACACCAAAGTCTGCAAGTACGTGGATTGGATCCAGGACACTATCAGGCGGAActgagaggacagggtggagctggggacccccctccccaaactctgTATTCAACCCaagctcccccccaccctttcccttggGCTCCGGGCCTCGTGGAGAGAGGGCATCTAGGAAGAATGGGAGACGCTGCACTGTCTCTTTAAGATCGGGACGAATCCGTCAGTTTCTCCATCCCGGTGACTGGAGTCGGCTCTGGAGCCGTTAACGCTTTGCTGTCTCCAGTCTCTAACCTTAGATTCGCACTCtttctggaggggcgggggggaggagggcaggggggagaggtaAAAGACCGACGAGGTCACGTAGACAGGCGAAGGCCAGCAGCTGGAGGGCCCGTGGGAACTGGCCACAGATGGtggggtcaatcagtggtatttattgagcgctttctgggggcggggcactgtattgagcgcttgggagagtatatcgaAATTCCTACGGaagtggaggggggaagaaaggagggggaattagcccccaccccccggagtGGGTCCAGTTTCTTTCCCGAGGACCATCTGGAGCGATCTCTCTGGACtgctgccctcccacctccccgaatcccttttcttccttcccgaaTTCCCAACGCCAGAgcaacaaaaattaaaaaaaaaaaaatggaacgaACGATGCTAAACAGGgccctcctcatctgcctcctaAATCCGCCCTACGTCCCCAGCCCACCCTCAACTCCGATTTGGTAAGAATAGTAATAGTGGTGGTGGGatattaattggtatttgttaagcgactgctatgtgccaggtagtgttctaagagctggggtagatacgaggtaatcgggctggacacaggccgtgtcccacacggggctcacagtcttaatccccattttacagatgagggaactgaggcccagagaagtaaggggacttgcccaaggtcagccagcagacaagtggcggagcggcattagaacccaggtccttctgagtcccaggtccgtgctttatccactcggccacgctggcTGGGTTGAGGGTTTCCTTGGTGCCAAGCCCTGCGCTAAactctggtcggacacagtccctgtctcacccttCATTGTCACTTCGTCCCCCACGCCCGACCCTAAGCCTCACCCATTCTTCCACTTTGATCCTAGCCTCAACTTTATCTTTTCCCGTGGTTCCCAGAACTTGGCGCTCCTAGCAGATTCCCAGAGTCGTCCCTCCACATTCCAAGTTACGGGGAGCCCGAGAGGAAGGATTTCCTCTTTATGAAAGGCCTAAAATATTGgacaggggagctggggagggtctCCTCTGTCCGTTCTCCTCAGCCCTGCATCAGTCagcccccaatccctccctgtccgtccccctccccccctcccggagTTAGGAGCCGGGAAAGCTAGAATCAGGCGTAAATCaggcaatatttattgagtgatttctgtgtgcagagtactgtagaaaacccttgggagagcccaatacaacagaggtggtggtagacacgttccccgcccacaaggaggtcCCGTCTCCAGTTATCCGGCTCCTTTCTGACCCCTCCCCCGTGAGCACCGTCTGGGTGGCACCCCCATCAGCTTCCCCCAAAGAGAGGTTGGGGTGCAGAATGTCGTGACTCCCCCAAGCAGCCTCAGGGAGCTATTTGATTCCGGTGACCCTGCGGATCCAGTCCAGATGGCGACAGATGTTGGTGTAGACGCCCGGGGTGTTGGGGAGTCCACATCGTGGTTGGCCCCAGGACGTTACACCTGCCAGGGTACCCCCACAAATCAGGGGGCCTCCTGAATCCccctggagaggaggaaggggagagtccagtatgaaCCTCAGAGGATCCCCCGGGTTTCTCCTCTGGGACTGActttcttcctctgccccccctcAACGCACCCTAAgtgccctccatcctcccctagCTGTAGCCCCAACTCCATTCCCAGCAGCAGTCAGCCAATAGCTCTGGGgcaacagcccccccccccgatctcccCCTTACCCCCTCACCGCAGCCCCCACTCCATCCCCCTCAGCAATCAACCAGTAGTGTGATGGCAGCAGcatccctttcccaagtcctcccttctcccctcactgCAGCCCCCCAACGCCATTCCCCTCAGCAATCAGCCAATAGCCTGGTGGCaggagccccccggccccaggccgCTGTCCTTCCTTGCTGCAGGCCCTCCACTCCATTCCCATCAACAAGCAATCAGCCAAAAGGCTGGTGCCAGCCACCCgtaccccaaccctcccccctccattcccctcagcCAGGAATCAGCCTGGTGGTATCCGCAgcaaggcccccccccccaactcccaccccacgccagctctccctccctctcacctggcAGGTGTCCGTGCCCCCCTCCTGGACCCCCGCGCAGACCATGCTCTCCTTGATGGCACCTCCGTATCTGGCTCGACACTGCTCTTGGTCCACTGTCTTCACCCAGGCGCACTGAAGTTCCTCCGGGTTCAAAACTGTGGGGACaaccgggaggggaggggtagggtggggggaCTGGATGCAGGTTGCCCGGGCCCCAaaaggggtgacggggagggaaaGCAGTACCTTCAGTGCTGGAGATGGTGCCCCAGCCGGAGATGAGGCAGTCGGTGCCAGGGGCCGGACAGCTGTGGGTGAGGGGCGCCGGCTTCACGGCGCGGTTCAGGGTGGCCGGCTTGGACAGCTGCACCAGCTGGAGGTCATGGTCCCTTTCTCTGGCTTTGGGGTTGAACTGCGGATGGGGCACTCTGCGGGTGCTGGTGAAGAACTGCTCGGTCCCATCCTTCTGGCGAAGATTGTGCTCACCCAGGCGCACATACAACCTAATAGGGAAAGGGACAGAGCGTGGgcagaaggtgggggtgggaaacacacacacacacacacacgccccttcCCAGCTCACTGCATCCCAGTCCCaggctattctccctcctcacccttttCCAGACTTCCCATCTCTCAATCCAAAAGTGGAAcgtattgagctctgtgtgcagggccctacactaaaagcttgggagagtacaatatatcagaattggtagatacattctatgcctacagggagcttgcagtctttggggagaaacattaatataaagaaattacaaatataataataatgatggtatttgtgaagtgcctattaggtgccaagcactgttctaagtaccggggtagatacaaggtaatcaggttgtcccacgtgaggctcacagtctaaatccccatttatatgtacatatatgtacacaagtgctccagggctgagggtggggtaactaTCAAATAACTAATAGGTACACATTTCCCTCCAATCAATTAAGGGTATtcgctgaacacttactgtggacagaacactgtagtaagtgctagggagagtccagtacaatagctCTGGCCCTTTCCACTTCATTCAAgccatcaattgtattcattgagcgcttactgtgtgcagagcactgtactaaacacttgggaaacaacagtataacagggctgaacaacatgttccctgcccacaaggagcttagactgtgagcccgtctctgggcagggagtgtctctatctgttgccgaattgtacattccaagcacttagtacagtgctctgaacatagtaagcgctcaataaatactattgaatgaatagagggacTGAGGAGACCTTCCCTGCAAACCATCCCTCTTAAACCCACTCAATTCAGCCCTTGCTAAAGAGGGAAACTAACACTTCCAgaccactatccctgccctcaaggtgtttacagtctagcaggggagaccgaTCTTGAAAAAAATTACATAgaggggaagcagtagagtattaGCTATGCCCTCCCCCTGCTGCACAGATCTGTAAagtaaagagggaggaggaggtagcTTGAATGTCTTTCTAGACAAActggtgtaaccttttcccaGTTTGGAAGCCTTGGGCCACAGGCAGGAGGATTCGAAGGCCCCAACATCATAAAATAGCTGGGAATGTCACCACAGTCATCACCCCCTCGCCCCAAGGAGATATTTCTAAAAGGACTCCAAGGAGAATTTCACCTTTTTCCATTTACTTCTATGCCCTCTGTCCTGATCTGGCAAAGAGGCTCAGTCCCAAACTGTGTCCGatcactctattgtattcttccaagactagtggacagagtccaggcctgagagtcagaggatctgggttctaatttcagctccaccacttatctgctgtgtcacttggacaagtcagcttctctgtgctccaattccctcatctgcaaattggaggTTCAAGACctcttctcccgcctacttagaatgtgaggcccatgtgggacctggattatcttgtacctatcctagtgcttagtacttagaaagcgcttaacaaataccacaatttttattaatagattccactgattgactgactggccatGCACCCAACCCTGTCCAAATGGCTCCTCTGGCTACTGGCAGGCTTAGTTCCAAGGGACaagccttctccccttctctcccccttccttccccccactccccagctggcctccctcctcaccaacccccccccccccgccatccccctcACCTCTTAAACCAGCAGTGCCCTGCAGTGAGCACCCATCGGGGGTGAACCAGGATACCCCCACAGCG includes these proteins:
- the LOC100092737 gene encoding kallikrein-15, whose protein sequence is MADSEGSGGRTRESTEVFNLPLLPFSLDMQLLTLSLFLVATAAQGGDKVLGGKECAPGSQPWQVALFDFGRFNCGGTLLTPRWVLTAAHCLTRPIRVRLGEHNLKVLEGQEQLRGVSRAIPHPRYRERDHEDDIMLLKLALPARLTPSVRPLSLPTRCPQPGDRCVVSGWGLVANSKVSLPDSLHCANISIISAAACNVDYPGRVTEAMVCAGVEGGGTDSCEGDSGGPLVCGGQLQGIVSWGDVPCITTTKPGVYTKVCKYVDWIQDTIRRN
- the LOC114811990 gene encoding kallikrein-8-like; the protein is MMGLQLLLLNLLMAAPGLSQDNRILGGSPCSPNSQPWQAALFDGPQLRCGGILVHPRWVLTAGHCWFKRLYVRLGEHNLRQKDGTEQFFTSTRRVPHPQFNPKARERDHDLQLVQLSKPATLNRAVKPAPLTHSCPAPGTDCLISGWGTISSTEVLNPEELQCAWVKTVDQEQCRARYGGAIKESMVCAGVQEGGTDTCQGDSGGPLICGGTLAGVTSWGQPRCGLPNTPGVYTNICRHLDWIRRVTGIK